From Scleropages formosus chromosome 1, fSclFor1.1, whole genome shotgun sequence, a single genomic window includes:
- the bpnt1 gene encoding 3'(2'),5'-bisphosphate nucleotidase 1 isoform X2 produces MAGTPAVVMRLVASAFAVAERAGGIARKVMRSGDLGIVEKTGANDLQTLADRLVQKSICASLSQHFPKVTIIGEEDLPAEAVEEELIENGQSEEILQKPCPSEYINIKEEELVVWVDPLDGTKEYTEGLLDHVTVLIGIAYNGKAIAGVINQPFFNYQLGPGTTLGRTLWGMLGLGAFGFELKEVEGGKCIITTTRSHSNKLVADCVQAMEPHDVIKVGGAGNKIIQLVEGKASAYVFASPGCKKWDTCAPEAILHAVGGKLTDMHGRAYKYHADVKHMNSAGVLATLRNHQYYISRVPQSVLDALPSD; encoded by the exons ATGGCAGGCACCCCGGCGGTGGTGATGCGGCTGGTGGCATCGGCCTTTGCGGTGGCCGAGAGGGCCGGGGGCATCGCCAGGAAGGTCATGCGCAGTGGAGACCTTGGCATCGTGGAGAAG ACAGGGGCCAATGACTTGCAAACTCTGGCTGACCGCTTGgttcagaaaagcatctgtgccTCCCTGTCACAGCACTTCCCCAAAGTGACCATCATAGGAGAGGag GATTTGCCAGCTGAGGCTGTTGAAGAGGAACTGATTGAGAACGGACAGTCTGAAGAGATCCTGCAGAAGCCCTGTCCATCAGAATACATCAACATAAAGGAAGAGGAG CTTGTTGTGTGGGTTGATCCTCTAGACGGCACCAAAGAGTACACAGAAG GTCTTCTGGATCATGTAACCGTTCTGATTGGCATCGCATACAATGGGAAGGCTATTGCCGGGGTCATTAACCAGCCCTTCTTCAACTACCAG CTGGGTCCAGGGACGACCTTAGGGAGAACATTGTGGGGAATGCTGGGACTGGGAGCATTCGGTTTTGAACTGAAGGAGGTAGAGGGAGGAAAATGCATTATCACTACAACCCGTTCCCATAGCAACAAACTGGTGGCAGACTGTGTACAGGCTATGGAACCACATGATGTTATCAAAGTGGGTGGTGCTGGGAACAAG ATAATCCAGCTGGTGGAGGGCAAGGCTTCAGCTTATGTGTTTGCCAGCCCAGGCTGCAAGAAGTGGGACACATGTGCCCCAGAGGCCATTCTGCATGCCGTTGGGG GTAAGCTAACCGACATGCATGGCAGAGCGTACAAATATCATGCAGATGTGAAGCACATGAACTCAGCAGGGGTATTGGCCACATTGCGCAATCACCAATATTATATCTCCAGGGTTCCTCAGTCAGTCCTGGATGCTCTACCCTCTGACTGA
- the bpnt1 gene encoding 3'(2'),5'-bisphosphate nucleotidase 1 isoform X1, with product MAGTPAVVMRLVASAFAVAERAGGIARKVMRSGDLGIVEKTGANDLQTLADRLVQKSICASLSQHFPKVTIIGEEDLPAEAVEEELIENGQSEEILQKPCPSEYINIKEEELVVWVDPLDGTKEYTEAAQQLHTAGQAQLTHTELDTLQRCTALCLLDHVTVLIGIAYNGKAIAGVINQPFFNYQLGPGTTLGRTLWGMLGLGAFGFELKEVEGGKCIITTTRSHSNKLVADCVQAMEPHDVIKVGGAGNKIIQLVEGKASAYVFASPGCKKWDTCAPEAILHAVGGKLTDMHGRAYKYHADVKHMNSAGVLATLRNHQYYISRVPQSVLDALPSD from the exons ATGGCAGGCACCCCGGCGGTGGTGATGCGGCTGGTGGCATCGGCCTTTGCGGTGGCCGAGAGGGCCGGGGGCATCGCCAGGAAGGTCATGCGCAGTGGAGACCTTGGCATCGTGGAGAAG ACAGGGGCCAATGACTTGCAAACTCTGGCTGACCGCTTGgttcagaaaagcatctgtgccTCCCTGTCACAGCACTTCCCCAAAGTGACCATCATAGGAGAGGag GATTTGCCAGCTGAGGCTGTTGAAGAGGAACTGATTGAGAACGGACAGTCTGAAGAGATCCTGCAGAAGCCCTGTCCATCAGAATACATCAACATAAAGGAAGAGGAG CTTGTTGTGTGGGTTGATCCTCTAGACGGCACCAAAGAGTACACAGAAG CGGCGCAACAACTGCACACTGCTGGTCAGGCGCAGctgacacacactgagctggacaCACTGCAGCGCTGCACAGCTCTTT GTCTTCTGGATCATGTAACCGTTCTGATTGGCATCGCATACAATGGGAAGGCTATTGCCGGGGTCATTAACCAGCCCTTCTTCAACTACCAG CTGGGTCCAGGGACGACCTTAGGGAGAACATTGTGGGGAATGCTGGGACTGGGAGCATTCGGTTTTGAACTGAAGGAGGTAGAGGGAGGAAAATGCATTATCACTACAACCCGTTCCCATAGCAACAAACTGGTGGCAGACTGTGTACAGGCTATGGAACCACATGATGTTATCAAAGTGGGTGGTGCTGGGAACAAG ATAATCCAGCTGGTGGAGGGCAAGGCTTCAGCTTATGTGTTTGCCAGCCCAGGCTGCAAGAAGTGGGACACATGTGCCCCAGAGGCCATTCTGCATGCCGTTGGGG GTAAGCTAACCGACATGCATGGCAGAGCGTACAAATATCATGCAGATGTGAAGCACATGAACTCAGCAGGGGTATTGGCCACATTGCGCAATCACCAATATTATATCTCCAGGGTTCCTCAGTCAGTCCTGGATGCTCTACCCTCTGACTGA